The Pleuronectes platessa chromosome 11, fPlePla1.1, whole genome shotgun sequence genome includes a window with the following:
- the LOC128450953 gene encoding histone H3-like, with protein MYPVRHSGHKRMLEVVCCFMAEEKWEASGRSHPNLCRAKPIRYRTKQTARKSTGGKVPRKQLTTKAARKSAPATGGVKKPHRYRPGTVALREIRRYQKSTELLIRKLPFQRLVREIAQDFKTDLRFQSSAVMALQEASEAYLVGLFEDTNLCAIHAKRVTIMPKDIQLARRIRGERA; from the exons ATGTACCCGGTTCGGCATTCCGGGCACAAGCGGATGTTGGAAGTAGTGTGCTGCTTCATGGCTGAAGAAAAATGGGAAGCGAGCGGCCGGTCTCACCCCAATTTATGCAG GGCGAAGCCTATACGATATAGAACCAAGCAGACCGCCCGTAAATCCACCGGAGGTAAAGTCCCCAGGAAGCAGCTGACCACCAAGGCTGCGCGTAAGAGCGCCCCGGCCACCGGCGGCGTCAAGAAGCCTCACCGTTACAGGCCCGGTACCGTGGCTCTGAGAGAGATCCGTCGCTACCAGAAATCTACTGAGCTGCtcatccgcaagctgcccttccagcgcctgGTGAGAGAAATCGCTCAGGATTTCAAGACCGACCTGCGCTTCCAGAGCTCCGCTGTCATGGCTCTGCAGGAGGCAAGTGAGGCCTACCTGGTCGGCCTTTTTGAGGACACCAACCTGTGCGCCATCCACGCCAAGAGGGTTACCATCATGCCCaaggacatccagctggcccgccgtaTCCGCGGAGAGAGAGCTTAA